One segment of Anopheles stephensi strain Indian chromosome 3, UCI_ANSTEP_V1.0, whole genome shotgun sequence DNA contains the following:
- the LOC118512819 gene encoding uncharacterized protein LOC118512819 isoform X1 gives MIQSQFNPTSACAEPDVSLCVSSHPVRTSFTIVAIRGAMVDSEAGRNYPTSRTGDSIEDQEPSLIDQLTKTGLESMLEQEADIQGPLCEMERLLDSEAHDYDTIDATERAALANLADSCGNEEQCIKKILAFVAYLSSAGLEETVMFQNMASAIVALSVRNEALSIELDVYVKQKLANFGYRKLTGDWPRTEASTGGWKSHIEGIRECWDDIVRYGYDTNDDVDDRFLYRVRTIHHHLYFVQFQTFLAHLPIWETVFCLAIFVNIHVLPSNYRFYRLMICKRFVIGCLEALVPELKHVQEQLEQIEPVLRTIVTNLQTTVDCRLLIEQMLEKLKTSNIKNKAYYQEKFSNAQGSRDDAEEMVKLFKKVDKPFYESTANELTAPHRQAEAIGKIKSTLPCVAHPQNVCNRMVAESRKQTPPEAIVAIIVAEETFHFDARSSTQALEAIRSCYTVMKQFYSLVKIHHHVSIVVHADPSNRVQFLACTKCSLTAIGEAINQTKNTPNMPDLRVDAALQRMFMVQFKQGSIWHRNTYMHELSLSRLRVDDEQELKLLRRLPQQMQVIGIMLELMLAAVAANIRHSFYRKLYQCATLDSLRALLIYVGESDVLREVENDWYEDVENHYQQAALLMDHLRTTPIGRMESTFADIERSFELQCSILQDLQEMVAIEKRFAYESVRSTCFASGNLSTIKKLLSWKLNAYDPRDTLDRICNTWDANVSELSHIARKCYPLLQLNPVAATTSLGKLQRALTVVDRYDYKLQTAQLVKRLGIDERSLDEPGWEALNQKLAPYYRDILLVKTKWSALKGFCQARKIPLNGALVDQLQKADETHLQTLFDDRCARLRTLLEQCGIRTEDELARSLLTIPSHAISAMEYIQAELCEMLLAVKYFGDNFPALKHSLPLIQGKSYRNYLAHDRLSYDLLTNSGVEKCVINAFVFAHTPVELFADRPPVPSIKLPSVGDAMLWIDRQHELRTAFQSGDVDVIQAKLNEGADITGKYYHHGSRLSDLAELVVRSSQAPHPTVVALLNRYFKTDFQRSYNSQQMASALVRRDFEAAYSKLCAEHELREEFLAWPYLPLEYAEALMRKNGWLCVLKVLFDYGNEPIALEVLKRLDRLFTTPTDRTVSVLNDLLQHAMLRDMIECRDVLLSKLSCCRLLPRTVELAIVVQWSELLNHPAAKAVLEDDNHLDDLLNAAVAVGNDQVVTFFLDRGQCKECYSAAVYFGNVTMLETLLEHYPVQDDDAFLSQLLHIAAVKQRWDCVRLLLEQDAGRADVVYHDSHEQESNVLLLLVQHGRVDLIRCIKRLDPAEFYSKAVNNPFAVASDYDTLSGEMIDAIRSLGFGYLDDPTVLHAAVGTGTRHPLWENVWRELANAPPNRPPVATAHCELLMTVLSRWKVIALLEKLYASETTLSCAVEADKPAEMVGRVLQAARDVRTLDGDGSVLCDIAIGNGGKIVRYGSGECEDTITDGCNAIMSKVAELHDASDAHWRWQDLPLYCGTSVVRCAVLGATQGNPASQQTTQLQISDLTDILRSLRTITDEAFGISRAVYATLPSDSHTLHIFRIDEWCCAYDLHPPESKIDLTSMVNARLPQGRTILYKAIKYSCNLNTIRLLVENGANPLLTDAFNASAISEAIACSDDPAITCYLMKQCRDKSLRNEGGCLLGEVTVEPGRATLLDLAMACDHREAVDILKRL, from the exons ATGATTCAAAGCCAATTCAATCCAACCAGTGCGTGTGCTGAGCCCGATGTTAGTTTGTGCGTTTCAAGTCATCCAGTGCGGACCTCGTTCACTATAGTAGCTATACGCGGTGCAATGGTGGACAGTGAGGCGGGTCGGAACTATCCGACCTCCAGAACCGGTGACAGCATTGAAGATCAAGAACCTAGCTTGATTGACCAGCTAACCAAAACGGGGTTAGAATCCATGCTGGAGCAGGAAGCAGATATTCAAGGCCCTCTTTGTGAGATGGAGCGTTTGTTGGATAGTGAAGCACACGATTACGACACGATCGATGCTACAGAACGTGCAGCGCTGGCTAATTTGGCCGACAGTTGTGGTAACGAGGAACAgtgcattaaaaaaatcttagcTTTTGTG GCATACCTGTCGTCCGCAGGCCTGGAGGAAACGGTAATGTTCCAGAACATGGCTAGCGCAATCGTTGCGTTGAGTGTCAGAAATGAGGCACTTTCGATCGAGCTGGATGTGTACGTGAAGCAGAAGCTGGCAAACTTTGGTTACCGCAAGCTGACGGGCGATTGGCCCCGCACTGAAGCTTCCACGGGTGGTTGGAAGAGTCACATCGAGGGTATACGCGAATGCTGGGACGATATAGTGCGGTACGGGTACGACACGAACGATGACGTAGACGACCGGTTTCTGTACCGTGTGCGTACCATTCACCATCATCTATATTTTGTAcagtttcaaacatttctaGCCCATCTGCCGATATGGGAAACCGTGTTTTGTTTAGCCATTTTTGTGAATATCCATGTGTTGCCTTCCAACTATCGCTTCTATCGCTTAATGATATGCAAGCGGTTTGTGATCGGCTGTTTGGAAGCGCTCGTACCGGAGTTGAAACACGTACAGGAGCAACTCGAACAAATCGAACCGGTGCTGAGGACGATCGTGACGAACCTGCAAACGACCGTAGACTGTCGTCTACTGATCGAGCAGATGCTGGAGAAGCTGAAAACTTCGAACATCAAAAACAAAGCGTACTATCAGGAGAAGTTTAGCAACGCGCAAGGTTCACGCGATGATGCTGAAGAAATGGTAAAGTTGTTTAAGAAAGTTGATAAACCATTCTACGAATCGACCGCGAATGAATTGACCGCACCGCATAGGCAAGCTGAAGCGATCGGCAAGATAAAAAGCACCCTACCGTGCGTGGCTCATCCGCAGAACGTGTGCAATCGAATGGTGGCCGAAAGTAGAAAGCAAACTCCGCCAGAAGCGATCGTGGCGATCATCGTCGCAGAAGAGACGTTCCATTTTGACGCACGCTCATCGACGCAGGCCCTGGAAGCGATCCGAAGCTGCTACACCGTAATGAAGCAGTTCTATTCGCTGGTAAAAATACACCACCACGTGTCGATCGTGGTCCATGCGGACCCATCCAACAGGGTGCAGTTTTTGGCCTGCACCAAGTGTTCACTGACCGCGATCGGAGAAGCGATTAACCAGACGAAAAACACACCCAACATGCCCGATCTGCGCGTGGATGCGGCACTGCAGCGTATGTTTATGGTTCAGTTCAAGCAGGGCAGTATATGGCACAGGAACACTTATATGCACGAGCTGTCGCTGAGCAGGCTGCGGGTGGACGATGAGCAGGAACTGAAGCTGTTGCGCCGTTTGCCCCAACAGATGCAGGTTATTGGGATTATGCTGGAGCTAATGCTAGCTGCTGTCGCGGCCAATATCAGGCATTCGTTCTACCGCAAGCTGTACCAGTGCGCAACACTGGACTCGCTCCGTGCCTTACTGATCTATGTCGGCGAGAGTGATGTTTTGCGTGAGGTTGAGAACGATTGGTACGAGGACGTGGAGAACCACTACCAGCAAGCCGCCCTGCTTATGGACCATTTGCGTACTACACCGATCGGACGGATGGAATCCACATTTGCTGATATCGAGCGTTCGTTTGAACTACAGTGTTCCATCTTACAAGACCTCCAAGAGATGGTTGCGATCGAAAAGCGGTTCGCTTACGAAAGTGTACGCAGCACGTGTTTCGCCAGTGGCAATCTTTCCACCATTAAAAAGCTACTTTCGTGGAAGCTGAATGCATACGACCCAAGGGACACACTCGACCGGATCTGCAACACGTGGGATGCCAATGTCTCGGAGCTGTCACACATTGCCCGCAAGTGTTACCCGCTACTACAGCTTAATCCGGTCGCCGCCACAACAAGTCTCGGGAAGTTACAGCGAGCCCTGACGGTGGTCGATCGGTACGACTATAAGCTGCAGACAGCACAGCTCGTCAAGCGTTTGGGCATCGATGAGCGATCGTTGGACGAGCCGGGATGGGAAGCGCTGAACCAGAAGCTAGCTCCTTACTATAGAGACATTTTGCTGGTGAAGACCAAGTGGAGCGCGTTGAAAGGCTTTTGCCAGGCACGTAAAATACCGTTGAACGGTGCGCTGGTGGATCAGCTGCAAAAAGCGGACGAGACGCACTTGCAGACACTGTTTGACGATCGATGTGCGCGATTGCGCACGCTGCTCGAGCAGTGCGGCATACGCACGGAGGATGAGCTGGCTCGCAGCTTGCTAACCATTCCATCGCACGCCATCTCAGCCATGGAGTACATCCAGGCGGAGCTGTGCGAAATGTTGCTCGCGGTCAAGTATTTTGGTGACAATTTTCCTGCCCTAAAACATTCGCTGCCCCTGATACAGGGTAAAAGCTACCGGAACTATCTGGCCCACGACCGGCTGTCGTACGATCTGCTGACGAACAGTGGCGTAGAAAAGTGTGTGATCAACGCGTTCGTGTTTGCGCATACGCCGGTCGAGCTGTTCGCGGATCGGCCCCCGGTGCCTTCGATAAAGCTGCCCTCGGTTGGGGACGCGATGCTGTGGATTGATCGCCAGCATGAACTTCGCACCGCATTCCAGTCGGGCGATGTGGATGTGATTCAGGCGAAGCTGAACGAAGGGGCAGATATTACGGGCAAATATTACCACCACGGTTCACGACTCTCCGACTTGGCAGAATTGGTCGTACGGTCCAGCCAAGCGCCCCATCCAACGGTGGTAGCGCTGTTGAACCGATATTTTAAAACCGACTTCCAGCGGAGTTATAATAGCCAACAAATGGCAAGTGCGTTGGTACGCCGTGACTTTGAGGCAGCGTACAGTAAGCTTTGTGCAGAGCACGAGTTGCGGGAAGAATTTTTGGCCTGGCCGTACCTGCCGCTGGAGTACGCGGAGGCTTTAATGCGAAAGAACGGATGGCTCTGCGTGCTGAAGGTGCTGTTCGACTACGGCAACGAACCGATCGCGCTGGAAGTGCTAAAGCGCCTCGACCGGTTGTTTACAACACCGACAGACCGGACCGTCAGCGTGCTGAACGACCTTCTGCAACATGCAATGTTGCGCGACATGATCGAGTGCCGAGATGTGTTGCTCTCGAAGCTTTCGTGCTGCCGTTTGCTACCGAGGACGGTTGAGCTTGCGATCGTCGTACAGTGGTCGGAGTTGTTGAACCACCCCGCTGCTAAAGCCGTGCTTGAGGATGATAACCACTTGGACGATTTGCTGAATGCGGCCGTAGCGGTGGGCAACGATCAGGTGGTGACCTTCTTTCTTGATCGTGGACAGTGTAAGGAGTGTTACAGTGCAGCTGTTTACTTTGGTAACGTTACGATGTTGGAAACATTGCTCGAGCATTATCCCGTTCAGGATGATGATGCGTTCCTATCCCAGCTGCTTCACATCGCAGCCGTAAAGCAACGATGGGACTGTGTgcgattgttgttggagcaggaTGCGGGCAGGGCCGATGTTGTGTACCACGATTCGCATGAGCAGGAGTCCAATGTGCTGCTCCTACTCGTCCAGCACGGTAGGGTTGATCTAATCCGGTGTATTAAACGGCTGGATCCGGCCGAGTTCTACAGTAAAGCGGTTAATAATCCATTTGCTGTAGCGTCCGATTACGACACACTGTCGGGTGAAATGATCGATGCGATTCGATCGTTGGGTTTCGGCTATCTTGATGATCCCACCGTGTTGCATGCAGCTGTGGGTACTGGAACAAGGCATCCACTTTGGGAGAACGTGTGGCGTGAGCTTGCAAATGCGCCTCCGAACCGCCCACCTGTGGCCACCGCTCACTGTGAGCTGCTGATGACGGTGCTGTCCCGCTGGAAAGTGATCGCATTGCTGGAGAAACTTTATGCGAGCGAGACCACCCTAAGCTGTGCGGTGGAGGCGGACAAACCGGCTGAGATGGTGGGCAGAGTGTTGCAGGCAGCTCGCGATGTGCGAACGCTGGACGGCGATGGTTCGGTACTGTGTGACATAGCTATCGGAAATGGCGGAAAGATTGTTCGGTATGGCAGCGGCGAGTGTGAGGACACGATAACGGACGGTTGTAATGCTATCATGAGCAAGGTAGCAGAACTGCATGATGCTTCGGACGCGCATTGGCGGTGGCAGGACTTACCGCTGTACTGCGGTACGTCTGTTGTCAGGTGCGCTGTCCTTGGTGCCACGCAAGGGAACCCTGCGAGCCAGCAAACAACACAGCTACAGATAAGCGATTTAACTGACATCTTGCGCAGCTTACGGACTATCACGGATGAAGCATTTGGCATTAGCCGCGCAGTGTATGCAACGCTACCGTCAGATTCCCACACCTTGCATATCTTTCGAATCGACGAATGGTGTTGTGCTTACGATCTCCATCCTCCAGAGAGTAAGATCGATCTAACGAGCATGGTGAATGCCAGGCTACCGCAGGGAAGGACCATCCTGTACAAAGCCATCAAATACAGCTGCAATCTGAACACGATTAGGctgctggtggaaaatggtgcaAACCCTTTGCTGACGGATGCCTTCAACGCTTCAGCCATATCGGAAGCAATAGCTTGCTCTGATGATCCAGCGATTACTTGCTATCTGATGAAACAGTGTCGAGACAAAAGTTTGCGCAACGAAGGCGGATGTTTGCTGGGCGAGGTAACTGTTGAACCGGGCAGGGCTACTTTGCTAGACCTGGCCATGGCTTGTGACCATCGGGAAGCGGTTGATATACTGAAGCGCCTTTAA
- the LOC118512819 gene encoding uncharacterized protein LOC118512819 isoform X2 produces MLQNVQRWLIWPTVVAYLSSAGLEETVMFQNMASAIVALSVRNEALSIELDVYVKQKLANFGYRKLTGDWPRTEASTGGWKSHIEGIRECWDDIVRYGYDTNDDVDDRFLYRVRTIHHHLYFVQFQTFLAHLPIWETVFCLAIFVNIHVLPSNYRFYRLMICKRFVIGCLEALVPELKHVQEQLEQIEPVLRTIVTNLQTTVDCRLLIEQMLEKLKTSNIKNKAYYQEKFSNAQGSRDDAEEMVKLFKKVDKPFYESTANELTAPHRQAEAIGKIKSTLPCVAHPQNVCNRMVAESRKQTPPEAIVAIIVAEETFHFDARSSTQALEAIRSCYTVMKQFYSLVKIHHHVSIVVHADPSNRVQFLACTKCSLTAIGEAINQTKNTPNMPDLRVDAALQRMFMVQFKQGSIWHRNTYMHELSLSRLRVDDEQELKLLRRLPQQMQVIGIMLELMLAAVAANIRHSFYRKLYQCATLDSLRALLIYVGESDVLREVENDWYEDVENHYQQAALLMDHLRTTPIGRMESTFADIERSFELQCSILQDLQEMVAIEKRFAYESVRSTCFASGNLSTIKKLLSWKLNAYDPRDTLDRICNTWDANVSELSHIARKCYPLLQLNPVAATTSLGKLQRALTVVDRYDYKLQTAQLVKRLGIDERSLDEPGWEALNQKLAPYYRDILLVKTKWSALKGFCQARKIPLNGALVDQLQKADETHLQTLFDDRCARLRTLLEQCGIRTEDELARSLLTIPSHAISAMEYIQAELCEMLLAVKYFGDNFPALKHSLPLIQGKSYRNYLAHDRLSYDLLTNSGVEKCVINAFVFAHTPVELFADRPPVPSIKLPSVGDAMLWIDRQHELRTAFQSGDVDVIQAKLNEGADITGKYYHHGSRLSDLAELVVRSSQAPHPTVVALLNRYFKTDFQRSYNSQQMASALVRRDFEAAYSKLCAEHELREEFLAWPYLPLEYAEALMRKNGWLCVLKVLFDYGNEPIALEVLKRLDRLFTTPTDRTVSVLNDLLQHAMLRDMIECRDVLLSKLSCCRLLPRTVELAIVVQWSELLNHPAAKAVLEDDNHLDDLLNAAVAVGNDQVVTFFLDRGQCKECYSAAVYFGNVTMLETLLEHYPVQDDDAFLSQLLHIAAVKQRWDCVRLLLEQDAGRADVVYHDSHEQESNVLLLLVQHGRVDLIRCIKRLDPAEFYSKAVNNPFAVASDYDTLSGEMIDAIRSLGFGYLDDPTVLHAAVGTGTRHPLWENVWRELANAPPNRPPVATAHCELLMTVLSRWKVIALLEKLYASETTLSCAVEADKPAEMVGRVLQAARDVRTLDGDGSVLCDIAIGNGGKIVRYGSGECEDTITDGCNAIMSKVAELHDASDAHWRWQDLPLYCGTSVVRCAVLGATQGNPASQQTTQLQISDLTDILRSLRTITDEAFGISRAVYATLPSDSHTLHIFRIDEWCCAYDLHPPESKIDLTSMVNARLPQGRTILYKAIKYSCNLNTIRLLVENGANPLLTDAFNASAISEAIACSDDPAITCYLMKQCRDKSLRNEGGCLLGEVTVEPGRATLLDLAMACDHREAVDILKRL; encoded by the exons ATGCTACAGAACGTGCAGCGCTGGCTAATTTGGCCGACAGTTGTG GCATACCTGTCGTCCGCAGGCCTGGAGGAAACGGTAATGTTCCAGAACATGGCTAGCGCAATCGTTGCGTTGAGTGTCAGAAATGAGGCACTTTCGATCGAGCTGGATGTGTACGTGAAGCAGAAGCTGGCAAACTTTGGTTACCGCAAGCTGACGGGCGATTGGCCCCGCACTGAAGCTTCCACGGGTGGTTGGAAGAGTCACATCGAGGGTATACGCGAATGCTGGGACGATATAGTGCGGTACGGGTACGACACGAACGATGACGTAGACGACCGGTTTCTGTACCGTGTGCGTACCATTCACCATCATCTATATTTTGTAcagtttcaaacatttctaGCCCATCTGCCGATATGGGAAACCGTGTTTTGTTTAGCCATTTTTGTGAATATCCATGTGTTGCCTTCCAACTATCGCTTCTATCGCTTAATGATATGCAAGCGGTTTGTGATCGGCTGTTTGGAAGCGCTCGTACCGGAGTTGAAACACGTACAGGAGCAACTCGAACAAATCGAACCGGTGCTGAGGACGATCGTGACGAACCTGCAAACGACCGTAGACTGTCGTCTACTGATCGAGCAGATGCTGGAGAAGCTGAAAACTTCGAACATCAAAAACAAAGCGTACTATCAGGAGAAGTTTAGCAACGCGCAAGGTTCACGCGATGATGCTGAAGAAATGGTAAAGTTGTTTAAGAAAGTTGATAAACCATTCTACGAATCGACCGCGAATGAATTGACCGCACCGCATAGGCAAGCTGAAGCGATCGGCAAGATAAAAAGCACCCTACCGTGCGTGGCTCATCCGCAGAACGTGTGCAATCGAATGGTGGCCGAAAGTAGAAAGCAAACTCCGCCAGAAGCGATCGTGGCGATCATCGTCGCAGAAGAGACGTTCCATTTTGACGCACGCTCATCGACGCAGGCCCTGGAAGCGATCCGAAGCTGCTACACCGTAATGAAGCAGTTCTATTCGCTGGTAAAAATACACCACCACGTGTCGATCGTGGTCCATGCGGACCCATCCAACAGGGTGCAGTTTTTGGCCTGCACCAAGTGTTCACTGACCGCGATCGGAGAAGCGATTAACCAGACGAAAAACACACCCAACATGCCCGATCTGCGCGTGGATGCGGCACTGCAGCGTATGTTTATGGTTCAGTTCAAGCAGGGCAGTATATGGCACAGGAACACTTATATGCACGAGCTGTCGCTGAGCAGGCTGCGGGTGGACGATGAGCAGGAACTGAAGCTGTTGCGCCGTTTGCCCCAACAGATGCAGGTTATTGGGATTATGCTGGAGCTAATGCTAGCTGCTGTCGCGGCCAATATCAGGCATTCGTTCTACCGCAAGCTGTACCAGTGCGCAACACTGGACTCGCTCCGTGCCTTACTGATCTATGTCGGCGAGAGTGATGTTTTGCGTGAGGTTGAGAACGATTGGTACGAGGACGTGGAGAACCACTACCAGCAAGCCGCCCTGCTTATGGACCATTTGCGTACTACACCGATCGGACGGATGGAATCCACATTTGCTGATATCGAGCGTTCGTTTGAACTACAGTGTTCCATCTTACAAGACCTCCAAGAGATGGTTGCGATCGAAAAGCGGTTCGCTTACGAAAGTGTACGCAGCACGTGTTTCGCCAGTGGCAATCTTTCCACCATTAAAAAGCTACTTTCGTGGAAGCTGAATGCATACGACCCAAGGGACACACTCGACCGGATCTGCAACACGTGGGATGCCAATGTCTCGGAGCTGTCACACATTGCCCGCAAGTGTTACCCGCTACTACAGCTTAATCCGGTCGCCGCCACAACAAGTCTCGGGAAGTTACAGCGAGCCCTGACGGTGGTCGATCGGTACGACTATAAGCTGCAGACAGCACAGCTCGTCAAGCGTTTGGGCATCGATGAGCGATCGTTGGACGAGCCGGGATGGGAAGCGCTGAACCAGAAGCTAGCTCCTTACTATAGAGACATTTTGCTGGTGAAGACCAAGTGGAGCGCGTTGAAAGGCTTTTGCCAGGCACGTAAAATACCGTTGAACGGTGCGCTGGTGGATCAGCTGCAAAAAGCGGACGAGACGCACTTGCAGACACTGTTTGACGATCGATGTGCGCGATTGCGCACGCTGCTCGAGCAGTGCGGCATACGCACGGAGGATGAGCTGGCTCGCAGCTTGCTAACCATTCCATCGCACGCCATCTCAGCCATGGAGTACATCCAGGCGGAGCTGTGCGAAATGTTGCTCGCGGTCAAGTATTTTGGTGACAATTTTCCTGCCCTAAAACATTCGCTGCCCCTGATACAGGGTAAAAGCTACCGGAACTATCTGGCCCACGACCGGCTGTCGTACGATCTGCTGACGAACAGTGGCGTAGAAAAGTGTGTGATCAACGCGTTCGTGTTTGCGCATACGCCGGTCGAGCTGTTCGCGGATCGGCCCCCGGTGCCTTCGATAAAGCTGCCCTCGGTTGGGGACGCGATGCTGTGGATTGATCGCCAGCATGAACTTCGCACCGCATTCCAGTCGGGCGATGTGGATGTGATTCAGGCGAAGCTGAACGAAGGGGCAGATATTACGGGCAAATATTACCACCACGGTTCACGACTCTCCGACTTGGCAGAATTGGTCGTACGGTCCAGCCAAGCGCCCCATCCAACGGTGGTAGCGCTGTTGAACCGATATTTTAAAACCGACTTCCAGCGGAGTTATAATAGCCAACAAATGGCAAGTGCGTTGGTACGCCGTGACTTTGAGGCAGCGTACAGTAAGCTTTGTGCAGAGCACGAGTTGCGGGAAGAATTTTTGGCCTGGCCGTACCTGCCGCTGGAGTACGCGGAGGCTTTAATGCGAAAGAACGGATGGCTCTGCGTGCTGAAGGTGCTGTTCGACTACGGCAACGAACCGATCGCGCTGGAAGTGCTAAAGCGCCTCGACCGGTTGTTTACAACACCGACAGACCGGACCGTCAGCGTGCTGAACGACCTTCTGCAACATGCAATGTTGCGCGACATGATCGAGTGCCGAGATGTGTTGCTCTCGAAGCTTTCGTGCTGCCGTTTGCTACCGAGGACGGTTGAGCTTGCGATCGTCGTACAGTGGTCGGAGTTGTTGAACCACCCCGCTGCTAAAGCCGTGCTTGAGGATGATAACCACTTGGACGATTTGCTGAATGCGGCCGTAGCGGTGGGCAACGATCAGGTGGTGACCTTCTTTCTTGATCGTGGACAGTGTAAGGAGTGTTACAGTGCAGCTGTTTACTTTGGTAACGTTACGATGTTGGAAACATTGCTCGAGCATTATCCCGTTCAGGATGATGATGCGTTCCTATCCCAGCTGCTTCACATCGCAGCCGTAAAGCAACGATGGGACTGTGTgcgattgttgttggagcaggaTGCGGGCAGGGCCGATGTTGTGTACCACGATTCGCATGAGCAGGAGTCCAATGTGCTGCTCCTACTCGTCCAGCACGGTAGGGTTGATCTAATCCGGTGTATTAAACGGCTGGATCCGGCCGAGTTCTACAGTAAAGCGGTTAATAATCCATTTGCTGTAGCGTCCGATTACGACACACTGTCGGGTGAAATGATCGATGCGATTCGATCGTTGGGTTTCGGCTATCTTGATGATCCCACCGTGTTGCATGCAGCTGTGGGTACTGGAACAAGGCATCCACTTTGGGAGAACGTGTGGCGTGAGCTTGCAAATGCGCCTCCGAACCGCCCACCTGTGGCCACCGCTCACTGTGAGCTGCTGATGACGGTGCTGTCCCGCTGGAAAGTGATCGCATTGCTGGAGAAACTTTATGCGAGCGAGACCACCCTAAGCTGTGCGGTGGAGGCGGACAAACCGGCTGAGATGGTGGGCAGAGTGTTGCAGGCAGCTCGCGATGTGCGAACGCTGGACGGCGATGGTTCGGTACTGTGTGACATAGCTATCGGAAATGGCGGAAAGATTGTTCGGTATGGCAGCGGCGAGTGTGAGGACACGATAACGGACGGTTGTAATGCTATCATGAGCAAGGTAGCAGAACTGCATGATGCTTCGGACGCGCATTGGCGGTGGCAGGACTTACCGCTGTACTGCGGTACGTCTGTTGTCAGGTGCGCTGTCCTTGGTGCCACGCAAGGGAACCCTGCGAGCCAGCAAACAACACAGCTACAGATAAGCGATTTAACTGACATCTTGCGCAGCTTACGGACTATCACGGATGAAGCATTTGGCATTAGCCGCGCAGTGTATGCAACGCTACCGTCAGATTCCCACACCTTGCATATCTTTCGAATCGACGAATGGTGTTGTGCTTACGATCTCCATCCTCCAGAGAGTAAGATCGATCTAACGAGCATGGTGAATGCCAGGCTACCGCAGGGAAGGACCATCCTGTACAAAGCCATCAAATACAGCTGCAATCTGAACACGATTAGGctgctggtggaaaatggtgcaAACCCTTTGCTGACGGATGCCTTCAACGCTTCAGCCATATCGGAAGCAATAGCTTGCTCTGATGATCCAGCGATTACTTGCTATCTGATGAAACAGTGTCGAGACAAAAGTTTGCGCAACGAAGGCGGATGTTTGCTGGGCGAGGTAACTGTTGAACCGGGCAGGGCTACTTTGCTAGACCTGGCCATGGCTTGTGACCATCGGGAAGCGGTTGATATACTGAAGCGCCTTTAA